One window of Nymphaea colorata isolate Beijing-Zhang1983 chromosome 1, ASM883128v2, whole genome shotgun sequence genomic DNA carries:
- the LOC116254352 gene encoding protein BOLA2: protein MGITKEQVASALASKLKPSHMEITDTSGGCGASFSIEIVSEQFEGKRLLERHRMVNAALAEELKQIHALSITKAITPTQWGQQKQQANAAA from the exons atGGGCATTACAAAGGAACAAGTGGCGTCTGCCTTGGCCTCCAAGCTGAAGCCCTCACACATG GAAATCACCGACACGTCTGGAGG GTGTGGTGCAAGCTTTTCCATTGAGATAGTCTCTGAACAATTTGAGGGGAAAAGGCTGCTGGAAAGGCACAGGATGGTGAATGCTGCACTTGCTGAAGAGCTGAAACAGATCCATGCCCTGTCCATCACAAAAGCAATCACTCCAACTCAATGGGGACAGCAGAAGCAACAGGCTAATGCTGCTGCATAG
- the LOC116263571 gene encoding sm-like protein LSM3A, protein MAAAAAGREEEESAVREPLDLIRLSLDERIYVKLRSDRELRGKLHAYDQHLNMILGDVEEVVTTVEIDDETYEEIVRTTRRVVPFLFVRGDGVILVSPPLRTT, encoded by the exons atggcggcagcggcggcggggagggaggaggaggaaagcgCGGTGAGGGAGCCTCTCGACCTCATCAGGCTTAGCCTGGACGAGCGCATCTACGTCAAGCTCCGTTCCGACCGAGAGCTCCGCGGCAAGCtccac GCATACGATCAGCATCTGAATATGATACTTGGGGACGTCGAAGAAGTCGTTACTACTGTAGAAATCGATGACGAAACTTATGAAGAGATTGTCAGG ACTACTAGGCGGGTTGTTCCATTTCTCTTTGTTAGAGGGGATGGTGTTATCTTAGTTTCTCCACCACTCAGGACGACATGA
- the LOC116263557 gene encoding 2-hydroxy-palmitic acid dioxygenase MPO1: MGLFDLEKHFAFYGAYHSNPINVIIHVLFVWPIFFTALLLFYFTPPMVNVTIPFPDTLYLNFGFFFALVFAGFYVLMDLKAGFLAAFLCFFCWVGSSFLGHRLGYSLAWKVVLASQIFCWTCQFIGHGVFERRAPALLDNLAQAFLMAPFFVLLEVLHKLFGYEPYPGFTSKVNAKIQADREVWQAKKLKKAS, from the exons ATGGGGTTGTTTGATCTTGAGAAGCACTTCGCCTTCTATGGAGCGTACCACAGCAACCCCATCAACGTCATCATCCATGTCCTGTTCGTGTGGCCGATCTTCTTCACGGCTCTCCTTCTCTTCTACTTCACCCCGCCCATGGTCAACGTCACCATCCCCTTCCCAGACACCCTGTACCTCAATTTTGGGTTCTTCTTTGCTCTCGTTTTCGCCGGTTTCTACGTGCTTATGGACTTGAAAGCTGGTTTCCTGGCTGcttttctttgcttcttttgttgGGTAGGTAGCAGCTTTCTGGGCCACCGGCTTGGGTATTCTCTGGCTTGGAAG GTGGTACTGGCATCTCAGATATTCTGTTGGACTTGTCAGTTTATAGGCCATGGGGTGTTCGAG AGACGAGCCCCAGCCCTCCTGGACAATCTTGCACAAGCTTTCCTGATGGCTCCTTTTTTCGTTCTGCTTGAG GTTCTTCACAAGTTGTTTGGCTATGAACCATACCCGGGTTTCACTTCCAAAGTTAATGCCAAGATACAGGCGGATCGTGAAGTATGGCAAGCTaagaaactgaagaaagctTCTTAG